A genomic window from Gossypium hirsutum isolate 1008001.06 chromosome D12, Gossypium_hirsutum_v2.1, whole genome shotgun sequence includes:
- the LOC107945498 gene encoding aspartic proteinase-like protein 1 isoform X2, whose protein sequence is MFHFLLRWMWEAIYFGFHAIVCNVLHCQPVTIVVWCSVIYGASIMQDRDLSEYRPSGSSSSRHVPCSHQLCESSLNCKSSKQQCPYTIDYYTENTSSSGLLVEDTLHLASVDDHKLNTSVQASVIIGCGMKQSGGYLDGVAPDGLMGLGPGEISVPSVLAKAGLIRNSFSMCFDDEDSGRIYFGDKGPPTQESTHFLPSDGKYETYIVGVEACCIGNSCLKQMGFSAVVDSGTSFTFLPNEVYERIAKEFDRQINATITSYPGYPWKYCYKSSSEELPKVPHLKLVFPLNNSFVVFNPVFVVYGIQGISGFCLAVQPMEGDVGTIGQNFMTGYRMVFDREKMKLGWSPSNCQDLADGKRMSLSPNGTPSNPLPTNEQQSTPGGRAVAPAVAGRAPPSKPSAAAHTHLPSSSLQFCYINLLPLLVLWHLLVSSFPIDTGTTTHG, encoded by the exons ATGTTTCATTTCTTGTTGCGTTGGATGTGGGAAGCGATCTACTTTGGGTTCCATGCGATTGTGTGCAATGTGCTCCACTGTCAGCCAGTTACTATAGTAGTCTG GTGCTCCGTCATATATGGGGCATCTATTATGCAGGATAGAGATCTGAGTGAGTACAGACCATCTGGTTCAAGTTCCAGCAGACACGTACCATGCAGCCATCAGTTATGCGAATCAAGTCTAAACTGCAAAAGTTCTAAGCAGCAATGCCCTTACACTATTGACTACTACACAGAAAATACTTCAAGTTCTGGATTGCTTGTTGAGGATACATTACATCTTGCATCGGTCGATGATCATAAATTGAACACTTCAGTGCAGGCTTCTGTCATTATAGG ATGTGGTATGAAGCAGAGTGGTGGTTATTTAGATGGGGTTGCTCCTGACGGTTTGATGGGTTTAGGACCTGGAGAAATTTCTGTTCCAAGTGTCCTTGCAAAAGCAGGGTTGATCCGCAACTCTTTCTCAATGTGCTTTGATGATGAGGATTCTGGTAGAATTTATTTTGGGGATAAGGGGCCCCCCACTCAAGAATCTACTCATTTCTTGCCTTCAGATGGGAAATA TGAGACCTACATTGTTGGGGTGGAAGCTTGTTGTATTGGTAATTCTTGTCTCAAACAAATGGGCTTTAGTGCAGTGGTTGATAGTGGAACATCATTTACATTTCTTCCAAATGAAGTGTATGAGAGGATAGCTAAGGAG TTTGACAGGCAAATCAATGCTACGATCACAAGCTATCCAGGTTATCCGTGGAAATATTGCTACAAGTCCAG TTCAGAGGAGTTGCCAAAGGTTCCTCACTTGAAGCTCGTGTTCCCTTTAAACAATAGCTTTGTGGTCTTTAATCCTGTTTTTGTGGTTTATGGTATTCAG GGTATCTCTGGATTCTGTTTAGCCGTACAACCAATGGAGGGGGATGTTGGGACAATTGGAC AGAATTTCATGACTGGATACCGGATGGTGTTTGATAGGGAAAAGATGAAGTTAGGTTGGTCACCCTCAAATT GTCAAGATTTAGCTGATGGTAAAAGGATGTCCCTTTCTCCAAATGGGACACCATCGAATCCATTGCCAACTAACGAGCAACAGAGCACCCCTGGTGGACGGGCAGTTGCTCCTGCTGTGGCTGGTAGGGCTCCGCCCTCCAAACCTTCAGCTGCTGCCCATACCCACCTACCATCTTCTTCCCTGCagttttgttatataaatttgcTTCCGCTGCTTGTCCTTTGGCATCTTCTCGTTTCATCATTTCCCATAGATACGGGCACCACCACTCACGGTTGA
- the LOC107945498 gene encoding aspartic proteinase-like protein 1 isoform X1 yields the protein METTRSLLLILVSFLAFSSSHVTADFTYSSRLIHRFSDKAKLLRVLRNDGGVRWPEMKNLEYYELLVNSDFQRQKMKLGTKYNLVFPSQGSKTTSFGNDFGWLHYTWIDIGTPNVSFLVALDVGSDLLWVPCDCVQCAPLSASYYSSLDRDLSEYRPSGSSSSRHVPCSHQLCESSLNCKSSKQQCPYTIDYYTENTSSSGLLVEDTLHLASVDDHKLNTSVQASVIIGCGMKQSGGYLDGVAPDGLMGLGPGEISVPSVLAKAGLIRNSFSMCFDDEDSGRIYFGDKGPPTQESTHFLPSDGKYETYIVGVEACCIGNSCLKQMGFSAVVDSGTSFTFLPNEVYERIAKEFDRQINATITSYPGYPWKYCYKSSSEELPKVPHLKLVFPLNNSFVVFNPVFVVYGIQGISGFCLAVQPMEGDVGTIGQNFMTGYRMVFDREKMKLGWSPSNCQDLADGKRMSLSPNGTPSNPLPTNEQQSTPGGRAVAPAVAGRAPPSKPSAAAHTHLPSSSLQFCYINLLPLLVLWHLLVSSFPIDTGTTTHG from the exons ATGGAGACGACGCGATCTTTGCTTCTGATTTTAGTGTCCTTTCTGGCCTTCTCCTCCTCCCATGTTACGGCGGACTTTACTTACTCTTCCAGGCTCATTCATAGGTTCTCCGATAAGGCGAAGCTGCTTAGGGTTCTCAGGAACGACGGCGGAGTTCGGTGGCCGGAGATGAAGAATTTGGAGTACTATGAGTTGCTTGTCAACAGCGATTTTCAGCGGCAGAAGATGAAGCTTGGGACTAAGTACAATCTTGTTTTCCCTTCTCAAGGGAGTAAGACGACGTCGTTCGGAAATGACTTCGGATG gttACACTACACCTGGATTGATATAGGGACACCGAATGTTTCATTTCTTGTTGCGTTGGATGTGGGAAGCGATCTACTTTGGGTTCCATGCGATTGTGTGCAATGTGCTCCACTGTCAGCCAGTTACTATAGTAGTCTG GATAGAGATCTGAGTGAGTACAGACCATCTGGTTCAAGTTCCAGCAGACACGTACCATGCAGCCATCAGTTATGCGAATCAAGTCTAAACTGCAAAAGTTCTAAGCAGCAATGCCCTTACACTATTGACTACTACACAGAAAATACTTCAAGTTCTGGATTGCTTGTTGAGGATACATTACATCTTGCATCGGTCGATGATCATAAATTGAACACTTCAGTGCAGGCTTCTGTCATTATAGG ATGTGGTATGAAGCAGAGTGGTGGTTATTTAGATGGGGTTGCTCCTGACGGTTTGATGGGTTTAGGACCTGGAGAAATTTCTGTTCCAAGTGTCCTTGCAAAAGCAGGGTTGATCCGCAACTCTTTCTCAATGTGCTTTGATGATGAGGATTCTGGTAGAATTTATTTTGGGGATAAGGGGCCCCCCACTCAAGAATCTACTCATTTCTTGCCTTCAGATGGGAAATA TGAGACCTACATTGTTGGGGTGGAAGCTTGTTGTATTGGTAATTCTTGTCTCAAACAAATGGGCTTTAGTGCAGTGGTTGATAGTGGAACATCATTTACATTTCTTCCAAATGAAGTGTATGAGAGGATAGCTAAGGAG TTTGACAGGCAAATCAATGCTACGATCACAAGCTATCCAGGTTATCCGTGGAAATATTGCTACAAGTCCAG TTCAGAGGAGTTGCCAAAGGTTCCTCACTTGAAGCTCGTGTTCCCTTTAAACAATAGCTTTGTGGTCTTTAATCCTGTTTTTGTGGTTTATGGTATTCAG GGTATCTCTGGATTCTGTTTAGCCGTACAACCAATGGAGGGGGATGTTGGGACAATTGGAC AGAATTTCATGACTGGATACCGGATGGTGTTTGATAGGGAAAAGATGAAGTTAGGTTGGTCACCCTCAAATT GTCAAGATTTAGCTGATGGTAAAAGGATGTCCCTTTCTCCAAATGGGACACCATCGAATCCATTGCCAACTAACGAGCAACAGAGCACCCCTGGTGGACGGGCAGTTGCTCCTGCTGTGGCTGGTAGGGCTCCGCCCTCCAAACCTTCAGCTGCTGCCCATACCCACCTACCATCTTCTTCCCTGCagttttgttatataaatttgcTTCCGCTGCTTGTCCTTTGGCATCTTCTCGTTTCATCATTTCCCATAGATACGGGCACCACCACTCACGGTTGA